Proteins encoded in a region of the Streptomyces sp. NBC_00513 genome:
- a CDS encoding diaminobutyrate--2-oxoglutarate transaminase family protein translates to MPPQGTRGPVAAETILRRQAQRESAARTYARSLPIVPVRARGLTIEGADGRRYLDCLSGAGTLALGHNHPVVLEAIRAVLDSGAPLHVLDLATPVKDAFTTELFANLPAALAADARIQFCGPAGTDAVEAALKLVRTATGRSGLMAFTGAYHGMTAGALDASGGAPDVRVTRLPYPQDHRCPFGVGGAEGARLGARWTESLLDDPKGGVPTPAGLIVEPVQGEGGVHPAPDDWLRRMREITEARGIPLIADEVQTGVGRTGAFWGVDHAGVVPDVMVLSKAIGGSLPLAVIVYRSELDVWAPGAHAGTFRGNQLAMAAGTATLAYVRRNNLAERAGVLGERMLTALRALAADHSCIGDVRGRGLMLGIELVDPDTGDAAPDLAATVRRECLDRGLIVELGGRHSCVVRLLPPLTLTDEQAAAVLERLADAIAAAARRSH, encoded by the coding sequence ATCCCGCCGCAAGGAACCAGAGGACCCGTCGCCGCCGAAACCATCCTGCGCAGACAGGCGCAACGAGAGTCCGCCGCCCGGACATACGCGCGCTCGCTGCCCATCGTTCCGGTGCGCGCCCGGGGCCTGACGATCGAGGGCGCGGACGGACGGCGCTACCTCGACTGTCTGTCCGGCGCGGGCACGCTCGCCCTCGGGCACAACCACCCCGTGGTGCTCGAAGCCATCCGTGCCGTCCTCGACTCCGGGGCACCGCTGCACGTCCTCGACCTGGCCACCCCGGTCAAGGACGCCTTCACCACCGAGCTGTTCGCGAACCTTCCGGCAGCGCTCGCGGCCGACGCCCGGATCCAGTTCTGTGGGCCGGCCGGGACGGACGCCGTCGAAGCCGCGCTCAAGCTGGTCCGCACCGCCACCGGGCGTTCCGGACTGATGGCCTTCACGGGTGCGTACCACGGCATGACCGCGGGAGCCCTGGACGCCTCCGGTGGAGCCCCCGACGTACGGGTCACCCGGCTTCCGTATCCACAGGACCACCGCTGCCCGTTCGGTGTCGGCGGGGCCGAGGGCGCCCGACTCGGCGCCCGTTGGACCGAGAGCCTGCTCGACGACCCGAAGGGCGGAGTACCCACCCCCGCCGGGCTCATCGTCGAACCCGTACAAGGGGAAGGCGGCGTCCACCCCGCTCCGGACGACTGGCTCCGGCGGATGCGCGAGATCACCGAGGCCCGCGGGATCCCGCTGATCGCGGACGAGGTCCAGACGGGTGTGGGGCGCACCGGTGCCTTCTGGGGCGTGGACCACGCGGGAGTGGTGCCCGACGTGATGGTGCTGTCCAAGGCCATCGGCGGCAGCCTTCCGCTCGCGGTGATCGTCTACCGGTCCGAACTCGACGTCTGGGCGCCCGGCGCCCACGCCGGCACGTTCCGCGGCAACCAACTGGCCATGGCCGCGGGTACCGCCACTCTGGCCTACGTCCGCCGCAACAACCTCGCGGAACGCGCCGGGGTGCTGGGCGAACGCATGCTGACCGCCTTGCGCGCATTGGCCGCCGACCATTCGTGCATCGGCGACGTACGAGGTCGCGGCCTGATGCTGGGCATCGAACTCGTGGACCCCGACACCGGGGACGCTGCCCCGGACCTCGCCGCCACCGTCCGCCGGGAGTGCCTGGACCGCGGGCTGATCGTCGAGCTCGGGGGCCGCCACTCCTGCGTGGTCCGCCTGCTGCCCCCGCTGACCCTGACCGACGAGCAGGCCGCAGCCGTCCTGGAGCGGCTGGCCGACGCCATCGCCGCCGCCGCCCGACGGTCCCACTGA
- the hflX gene encoding GTPase HflX — MTSSSSPSQDARDAQDVRDPQSFTESLRADALMEEDVAWSHEIDGDRDGEQLERSERAALRRVVGLSTELEDVTEVEYRQLRLERVVLVGVWTSGTVTDAENSLAELAALAETAGALVLDGVIQRRDKPDPATFIGSGKARELRDIVMESGADTVVCDGELSPGQLIALEDVVKVKVVDRTALILDIFAQHAKSREGKAQVALAQMQYMLPRLRGWGASLSRQMGGGGGGGMATRGPGETKIETDRRRIREKMAKMRREIADMKTGRDIKRQERRRNKVPSVAIAGYTNAGKSSLLNRLTGAGVLVENSLFATLDPTVRRAETPSGRIYTLADTVGFVRHLPHHLVEAFRSTMEEVGDSDLILHIVDGSHPAPEEQLAAVREVIREVGAVNVPEIVVINKADAADPLVLQRLLRIERHSIAVSARTGMGIEELLTLIDTELPRPEVEVEALVPYTRGSLIARAHAEGEVISEEHTPEGTLLKARVHQELAADLAPYVPAKH; from the coding sequence ATGACCTCCTCTTCTTCCCCTTCCCAGGACGCGCGGGACGCACAGGACGTGCGTGACCCGCAGAGCTTCACCGAGAGCCTTCGGGCCGATGCCCTGATGGAAGAGGACGTCGCCTGGAGCCACGAGATCGACGGAGACCGGGACGGCGAGCAGCTCGAGCGCTCCGAGCGCGCGGCCCTGCGGCGCGTGGTCGGCCTCTCCACCGAACTCGAAGACGTCACCGAGGTCGAGTACCGACAGCTCCGCTTGGAGCGCGTCGTACTCGTCGGTGTCTGGACCTCCGGCACGGTGACGGACGCCGAGAACTCCCTCGCGGAGCTCGCCGCCCTCGCCGAGACGGCGGGCGCCCTCGTCCTCGACGGCGTGATCCAGCGTCGCGACAAGCCCGACCCGGCCACCTTCATCGGCTCCGGCAAGGCCCGCGAGCTGCGCGACATCGTCATGGAGAGCGGCGCCGACACCGTCGTCTGCGACGGAGAGCTCAGCCCCGGCCAGCTCATCGCCCTCGAAGACGTCGTCAAGGTCAAGGTCGTCGACCGCACCGCGCTCATCCTCGACATCTTCGCCCAGCACGCGAAGTCCCGAGAGGGCAAGGCCCAGGTCGCGCTCGCGCAGATGCAGTACATGCTGCCGCGCCTGCGTGGTTGGGGTGCCTCGCTGTCCCGTCAGATGGGTGGCGGCGGCGGTGGCGGCATGGCCACCCGAGGCCCCGGTGAGACCAAGATCGAAACCGACCGGCGTCGGATCCGCGAGAAGATGGCGAAGATGCGCCGGGAGATCGCGGACATGAAGACCGGCCGCGACATCAAGCGCCAGGAACGCCGGCGCAACAAGGTTCCCTCCGTCGCCATCGCCGGCTACACCAACGCCGGCAAGTCCTCGCTGCTCAACCGCCTCACCGGCGCCGGCGTGCTGGTGGAGAACTCGCTGTTCGCCACCCTCGACCCGACCGTGCGCCGGGCCGAGACGCCGTCCGGCCGGATCTACACCCTGGCCGACACGGTCGGCTTCGTGCGACACCTGCCCCACCACCTGGTCGAGGCGTTCCGCTCCACGATGGAGGAGGTCGGCGACTCCGACCTCATCCTCCACATCGTGGACGGCTCGCACCCGGCCCCGGAGGAGCAGCTGGCGGCCGTCCGCGAGGTCATCCGCGAGGTCGGCGCGGTCAACGTGCCCGAGATCGTCGTGATCAACAAGGCGGACGCGGCGGACCCGCTCGTCCTCCAGCGCCTGCTGCGCATCGAGCGGCACTCCATCGCCGTCTCGGCCCGCACCGGCATGGGCATCGAGGAGCTGCTGACGCTCATCGACACCGAGCTGCCGCGACCCGAGGTCGAGGTGGAGGCACTGGTGCCGTACACCCGCGGCTCGCTGATCGCCCGGGCACACGCCGAGGGCGAGGTCATCTCCGAGGAGCACACCCCGGAGGGCACCCTCCTCAAGGCGCGCGTCCACCAGGAACTGGCCGCGGACCTGGCGCCCTACGTGCCGGCGAAGCACTGA
- a CDS encoding IucA/IucC family siderophore biosynthesis protein — MLPDPLDHPDPALAAEAAAVENLLRCWVRESGLGRPDGPAGTPLRIPLPASGTAVLVAVRYWSSAGWHRFASARIEGAPAESPALDAVTLAALIAREGTGRGGADLVGRVADSVQRTAEFIADRRARPAAPAPVAEDRFLTAEQSLLLGHPLHPTPKSREGLSEAEVRRYSPELHGSFPVYWFAVAPAVLATDSAWTERGRPVSAAQLLARLAPGLQPPTGTTLLPLHPWQARDLLQRPAVAALCDAGLLTDMGPYGDPWYPTSSIRTVHRPGSPAMLKLSLGLRITNSRRENLRKELHRGVEVHRLLRAGLAEQWQSSHPGFDIVRDPAWVAVDSLDGTPIPGLDALLRHNPFHSDDDTLCIAALTTPRPWPGRTTMRSPLAETVARLATSTGRSVPAVAAEWFLRYLDHVVLPILALDALAGVALEAHQQNTLVLLDPAGWPIGGRYRDNQGYYFRDSHRAELHHRLPGIGSASDTFVSDAVTDERFAYYLGINNVLGLIGAFGSQHLADERVLLAAFRRFLGKNSGLGPLPAQLLDSPTLRCKANLLTRLGGLDELVGPVDTQSVYVTITNPLHD, encoded by the coding sequence ATGCTCCCCGATCCCCTCGACCACCCCGATCCGGCCCTCGCCGCCGAGGCCGCTGCGGTGGAGAACCTGCTTCGGTGCTGGGTCCGCGAAAGCGGCCTCGGCCGCCCCGACGGGCCCGCCGGAACACCGCTCCGCATCCCCCTCCCCGCATCCGGCACGGCGGTGCTCGTCGCAGTCCGGTACTGGTCCTCGGCCGGCTGGCACCGGTTCGCCTCCGCCCGGATCGAAGGCGCCCCGGCCGAATCCCCCGCCCTGGACGCCGTGACCCTCGCCGCGCTCATCGCGCGTGAGGGCACCGGCCGAGGTGGCGCCGATCTGGTGGGCCGGGTCGCCGACTCGGTCCAGCGCACGGCGGAGTTCATCGCCGACCGGCGAGCCCGCCCCGCCGCCCCCGCCCCCGTCGCCGAGGACCGATTCCTCACCGCCGAACAGTCGCTCCTCCTCGGCCATCCCCTGCACCCGACCCCGAAGAGCCGCGAAGGCCTCTCCGAAGCCGAGGTACGTCGCTACTCACCCGAACTCCACGGCTCCTTCCCCGTGTACTGGTTCGCGGTCGCGCCCGCCGTCCTCGCCACCGACTCCGCCTGGACCGAACGAGGCCGCCCGGTTTCCGCCGCCCAACTGCTCGCCCGCCTCGCACCCGGCCTCCAACCGCCCACCGGCACCACCCTTCTTCCGCTGCACCCCTGGCAGGCCCGCGACCTCCTCCAACGCCCGGCCGTGGCCGCCCTGTGCGACGCCGGACTACTGACCGACATGGGCCCGTACGGTGACCCCTGGTACCCCACCTCCTCCATTCGCACCGTCCACCGCCCCGGTTCCCCCGCGATGCTCAAGCTGTCCCTGGGCCTGCGCATCACCAACTCCCGCAGGGAGAACCTCCGCAAGGAACTCCACCGCGGCGTCGAGGTTCACCGCCTTCTGCGCGCCGGACTCGCAGAGCAATGGCAGTCGTCCCACCCCGGTTTCGACATCGTCCGCGACCCCGCCTGGGTCGCCGTCGACTCCCTCGACGGCACACCCATCCCCGGACTCGACGCCCTCCTGCGCCACAACCCCTTCCACTCCGACGACGACACCCTCTGCATCGCCGCGCTGACCACTCCCCGCCCATGGCCCGGTCGGACCACGATGCGCTCCCCGCTCGCCGAGACAGTCGCCCGGCTCGCCACCTCCACCGGGCGCTCGGTCCCCGCCGTCGCCGCCGAGTGGTTCCTGCGCTACCTCGACCACGTGGTCCTGCCGATCCTCGCCCTCGACGCGCTCGCCGGAGTCGCCCTCGAAGCGCACCAACAGAACACCCTGGTGCTCCTCGACCCGGCCGGCTGGCCGATCGGCGGCCGCTACCGCGACAACCAGGGCTACTACTTCCGCGACTCCCACCGGGCGGAACTGCACCACCGGCTCCCCGGCATCGGCAGCGCCAGCGACACCTTCGTCTCCGACGCCGTCACCGACGAACGCTTCGCCTACTACCTCGGCATCAACAACGTGCTCGGCCTGATCGGCGCCTTCGGCTCCCAACACCTCGCCGACGAACGCGTACTCCTCGCCGCCTTCCGCCGCTTCCTCGGGAAGAACTCGGGCCTCGGGCCGCTCCCCGCCCAACTGCTCGACTCACCCACCCTCCGCTGCAAGGCCAACCTGCTCACCCGCCTGGGCGGCCTCGACGAACTCGTCGGCCCCGTCGACACCCAGTCCGTCTACGTCACCATCACCAACCCCCTTCACGACTGA
- a CDS encoding serine protease has translation MRPIRPVTAILCAAALALTAAACGPGDGEAGGDAKPTVAASLPPGATDGIAIPDELKDKLKEHGVDLEKWRGGAWKNWKQEDWLREAGDYINPVIEGLWDPDRMRDADKTPQPPAVDPDAGKDQGVTDPTPAPVRARGAAAPYHSTIPASGKVFFDGPEGSMVCSATVVKDPAHPGKSNMVWTAGHCVHAGKAGGWYRNIAFVPSYNNAGQASAQLKGAPREQVAPYGVWWSDWAQTSDQWIASGGPSGGAGAPYDFAVLHVAPEKGSGKSLEETVGSALPVEFNAPAVGRVAGITATGYPAAAPFDGQRAFQCTDKPGRLSLKAADPVMYRIGCTMTGGSSGGGWVAAGADGRPALVSNTSIGPAKAGWLAGPRLGPEAKGIYSAVSAKFK, from the coding sequence ATGCGACCGATCCGACCGGTCACCGCGATCCTGTGCGCGGCCGCGCTCGCGCTGACCGCCGCAGCCTGCGGCCCCGGCGACGGGGAGGCCGGCGGCGACGCCAAGCCGACCGTGGCCGCGAGCCTTCCGCCCGGTGCCACGGACGGGATCGCGATCCCGGACGAGCTCAAGGACAAGCTCAAGGAGCACGGCGTCGACCTGGAGAAGTGGCGGGGAGGCGCGTGGAAGAACTGGAAGCAGGAGGACTGGCTCCGCGAGGCGGGCGACTACATCAACCCGGTCATCGAGGGGCTGTGGGACCCGGACCGGATGCGTGACGCCGACAAGACTCCGCAGCCTCCGGCCGTGGACCCGGATGCCGGCAAGGACCAGGGTGTCACGGACCCGACGCCGGCGCCGGTGCGGGCAAGGGGTGCGGCGGCGCCGTACCACTCCACCATTCCGGCATCCGGCAAGGTGTTCTTCGACGGCCCCGAGGGTTCGATGGTCTGCTCGGCGACCGTGGTGAAGGACCCGGCCCACCCGGGCAAGTCCAACATGGTCTGGACGGCGGGTCACTGCGTCCACGCGGGCAAGGCGGGCGGCTGGTACCGCAACATCGCCTTCGTGCCGTCCTACAACAACGCGGGCCAGGCGTCGGCGCAGCTGAAGGGTGCGCCGCGCGAGCAGGTCGCCCCGTACGGCGTGTGGTGGAGCGACTGGGCGCAGACCTCGGACCAGTGGATCGCTTCGGGCGGCCCGAGCGGTGGCGCGGGCGCCCCGTACGACTTCGCGGTGCTGCACGTCGCTCCGGAGAAGGGCAGTGGCAAGTCGCTGGAGGAGACGGTCGGTTCGGCGCTGCCGGTGGAGTTCAACGCGCCGGCGGTGGGCAGGGTCGCGGGCATCACCGCGACGGGCTACCCGGCGGCGGCTCCGTTCGACGGCCAGCGGGCGTTCCAGTGCACGGACAAGCCCGGTCGTCTGTCGTTGAAGGCGGCCGACCCGGTGATGTACCGCATCGGTTGCACCATGACCGGCGGTTCCTCGGGTGGCGGTTGGGTCGCGGCGGGTGCCGATGGCAGGCCGGCGCTGGTGTCGAACACCTCGATCGGCCCGGCCAAGGCCGGTTGGTTGGCCGGTCCGCGCCTGGGCCCGGAGGCCAAGGGCATCTACTCCGCGGTGAGCGCCAAGTTCAAGTAG
- a CDS encoding IucA/IucC family siderophore biosynthesis protein yields the protein MPNFPEAPDSPEPALPPSPQHPVTPPEINAPTWDFAARTLLAKMLGEFAYEEIVSPVPTPSAAGDAWTLTLDDGGRLGFRARRRSYGSWQVAPDTITLTAPPPSTESSTAFGDPYEFLIRARTLLRLDGETLGHLVRELSATLAADARLDHHALTADVLADLDYAALEGHQTGHPWLVLNKGRIGLSASDTAAWAPEARTRQRLPWLAAHTSLAEYRGAAGLEDPARLYSAELDPVTRAGFDQVLRDRGLDPRGYLYLPVHPWQWDEIVLPLFAPALASGALVPLPADLDMRLPQQSIRTFLNLTRPDRHSVKLPLSVFNTMVWRGLPSDLALAAPAVTGWIHSLRDSDPFLRDECGVILLGEVASVTVRHPVYDRLPEVPYQYKELLGAIWREPLTGRLAPGERARTLASLLHTDPRGRSFTAELVARSGLTPTVWLQRLFAALLPPLLHFLYRYGTVFSPHGENAIVVFDENDVPVRLAVKDFVDDINISREPLPEHQSMPAEVRAALLTEPPTFLTQFIHSGLFIGVFRYLSAICDDRLGVPEDDFWSLVRAEILHHQSRFPELKERFELFDLLSERIDRLCLNRNRLHEDGYRDRPDRPHAVTHGTVPNPLHRS from the coding sequence GTGCCGAATTTTCCCGAAGCCCCCGACTCCCCGGAGCCCGCTCTGCCCCCGTCGCCTCAGCACCCGGTCACGCCGCCCGAGATCAACGCACCGACCTGGGACTTCGCGGCCCGCACACTGCTCGCCAAGATGCTCGGCGAATTCGCGTACGAGGAGATCGTCAGCCCCGTCCCGACTCCGTCCGCCGCGGGCGACGCCTGGACCCTGACCCTCGACGACGGCGGCCGTCTCGGGTTCCGCGCGCGCCGCCGCTCGTACGGGAGCTGGCAGGTCGCCCCCGACACCATCACCCTCACCGCGCCGCCACCCTCCACGGAGAGTTCGACGGCGTTCGGGGATCCGTACGAGTTCCTCATCCGAGCCCGCACCCTCCTCCGACTCGACGGAGAGACCCTCGGCCACCTGGTCCGCGAGCTGAGCGCCACCCTCGCCGCCGACGCCCGTCTCGATCACCACGCCCTGACCGCGGACGTACTCGCCGATCTCGACTACGCCGCGCTCGAAGGACATCAGACGGGTCACCCCTGGCTCGTCCTGAACAAGGGCCGCATCGGACTGTCCGCCTCCGACACCGCCGCCTGGGCCCCCGAGGCCCGCACCCGACAGCGGTTGCCCTGGCTCGCCGCGCACACCTCCCTGGCGGAGTACCGCGGCGCCGCCGGTCTGGAAGACCCCGCCCGGCTGTACTCCGCCGAACTCGACCCCGTCACCCGGGCCGGCTTCGACCAGGTCCTGCGCGACCGCGGCCTCGACCCGCGGGGCTACCTCTACCTTCCCGTGCACCCCTGGCAGTGGGACGAGATCGTGCTGCCCCTGTTCGCGCCGGCCCTCGCGTCGGGCGCCCTGGTGCCGCTGCCCGCGGACCTCGACATGCGCCTCCCGCAACAGTCGATCCGTACTTTCCTCAACCTCACCCGCCCCGACCGGCACAGCGTCAAACTGCCGCTCTCCGTCTTCAACACCATGGTCTGGCGGGGCCTGCCCTCGGATCTCGCGCTCGCCGCCCCCGCCGTCACCGGATGGATCCACTCCCTTCGCGACTCCGACCCCTTCCTGCGTGACGAATGCGGGGTCATCCTGCTGGGCGAGGTCGCGTCCGTCACCGTCCGCCATCCCGTCTACGACCGGCTCCCCGAGGTCCCGTACCAGTACAAGGAACTCCTCGGGGCGATCTGGCGCGAGCCGCTGACCGGCCGTCTCGCCCCCGGCGAGCGGGCCCGCACCCTCGCCTCGCTCCTCCACACGGACCCGCGCGGTCGCTCCTTCACCGCGGAGCTGGTCGCCCGCTCCGGGCTCACCCCCACCGTGTGGCTCCAGCGGCTGTTCGCCGCCCTGCTGCCGCCGCTGCTCCACTTCCTCTACCGCTACGGGACCGTCTTCTCGCCGCACGGAGAGAACGCCATCGTGGTCTTCGACGAGAACGACGTTCCCGTCCGGCTGGCGGTCAAGGACTTCGTGGACGACATCAACATCAGCCGCGAGCCGCTGCCCGAACACCAGTCGATGCCCGCCGAGGTCCGCGCCGCCCTCCTCACCGAGCCGCCGACCTTCCTCACCCAGTTCATTCACTCCGGACTCTTCATCGGCGTGTTCCGCTACCTGTCCGCGATCTGCGACGACCGGCTCGGCGTTCCCGAGGACGACTTCTGGTCCCTCGTCCGGGCGGAAATCCTTCACCACCAGTCCCGGTTCCCCGAGCTCAAGGAGCGCTTCGAGCTCTTCGACCTGCTCAGCGAGCGGATCGACCGACTCTGCCTCAACCGGAACCGGCTCCACGAGGACGGCTACCGCGACCGGCCGGACCGCCCGCACGCCGTCACGCACGGCACCGTCCCCAACCCCCTTCACCGATCGTGA
- a CDS encoding GNAT family N-acetyltransferase, translating into MPSTDTSTGPVGSALATTGYYLGSMRRPPQRWPLLAEADLLDSPATWDAVATAAGAFRLEPVRPRRDLDLLVGWMNDPEVAAYWELAGPASTTADHLRAQLDGDGHSVPCLGLLDGTPMSYWEIYRADLDPLARHYQARPHDTGIHLLIGDGTNRGRGLGTTLLRAVADLLLDNRPRCTRVIAEPDIRNTPSVSAFLNSGFRYSAEIDLPEKRAALMIRERALRNLI; encoded by the coding sequence ATGCCCTCCACCGACACCTCGACCGGTCCCGTCGGTTCAGCCCTCGCCACAACCGGCTACTACCTCGGCTCAATGCGTCGCCCCCCGCAGCGGTGGCCCCTGCTCGCCGAGGCCGACCTGCTCGACTCCCCAGCCACATGGGACGCCGTCGCCACCGCTGCCGGAGCCTTCCGCCTCGAACCCGTACGCCCGCGTCGAGACCTGGACCTCCTCGTGGGTTGGATGAACGACCCGGAGGTGGCCGCCTACTGGGAACTCGCCGGCCCGGCCTCGACCACCGCCGATCACCTGCGGGCCCAGCTCGATGGCGACGGCCACAGCGTCCCCTGCCTCGGCCTTCTCGACGGCACGCCGATGAGCTACTGGGAGATCTACCGGGCCGACCTCGACCCGCTCGCCCGGCACTACCAGGCACGCCCCCACGACACCGGTATCCACCTGCTCATCGGAGACGGCACGAACCGCGGCCGAGGTCTGGGCACCACCCTGCTGCGCGCCGTCGCCGACCTGTTGCTCGACAACCGTCCACGCTGCACACGCGTCATCGCCGAACCGGACATCCGCAACACCCCCTCCGTATCAGCCTTCTTGAACTCCGGCTTTCGCTATTCCGCCGAAATCGACCTTCCCGAGAAGCGCGCGGCACTGATGATCCGGGAGCGGGCACTGCGCAATCTCATCTGA
- a CDS encoding M1 family metallopeptidase has protein sequence MQLTSPRLRAALLAAASLTLVAAVLPPPQSLGIGDRLFPELGNPGYDVLSYDLSFTYKDNRTPLDAVTVISARTLHALDRINLDFTHGQVASVEVNGEPARFESAGEDLVLTPARPVTQGSVLSITVRHTSDPRGRGDGGWVPTEDGLAMANQADAAHRVFPCNDHPADKAYFTFRITAPAGLTAVANGLPGALPTRRAGGPTTWTYRTLHPMATELAQVSVGTSEVVHHTGPHGLPLRDVVPAADRVRLEPWLKKTDGHVRWMEERVGRYPFENYGVLIARATTGFELETQTLSLFEHGLFSGNAGYPEWYVESVMVHELAHQWFGDSVSPRTWSDLWLNEGHATWYEALYADGLGKYSLERRMREAYQRSDQWRAAGGPPAAPKAAAPGEKIGLFRPVVYDGAALILYALRQEVGVATFDRIERRWVDEHADSTAGTDDFVRLASQEAGRDLTAFLKPWLYGTTTPAMPGHPEWGGPKSV, from the coding sequence ATGCAGCTCACCTCCCCCCGCCTGCGTGCCGCCCTGCTCGCCGCCGCCTCGCTCACCCTCGTCGCCGCCGTACTGCCCCCACCCCAGTCGCTGGGCATCGGCGACCGGCTCTTCCCCGAGCTCGGCAACCCCGGGTACGACGTCCTCTCGTACGACCTGTCCTTCACGTACAAGGACAACCGGACCCCGCTCGACGCCGTCACCGTCATCAGCGCCCGCACCCTGCACGCGCTCGACCGCATCAACCTCGACTTCACCCACGGCCAGGTGGCGTCCGTCGAGGTCAACGGGGAACCGGCGCGGTTCGAGAGCGCGGGAGAGGACCTCGTGCTGACCCCCGCCCGCCCGGTCACCCAGGGATCCGTGCTGAGCATCACCGTGCGCCACACGAGCGACCCGCGCGGTCGCGGCGACGGCGGCTGGGTGCCCACCGAGGACGGCCTGGCCATGGCCAACCAGGCCGACGCCGCCCACCGCGTCTTCCCCTGCAACGACCACCCCGCCGACAAGGCGTACTTCACCTTCCGGATCACCGCCCCGGCCGGACTCACCGCCGTGGCCAACGGACTGCCGGGCGCCCTCCCGACCCGGCGCGCGGGCGGCCCGACCACCTGGACGTACCGCACCCTGCACCCCATGGCCACCGAACTGGCCCAGGTCTCCGTCGGCACCTCGGAGGTCGTCCACCACACGGGCCCGCACGGACTGCCCCTGCGCGACGTGGTGCCCGCCGCCGACCGGGTGCGCCTGGAACCCTGGCTGAAGAAGACCGACGGTCACGTCCGGTGGATGGAGGAGCGGGTCGGCCGCTACCCCTTCGAGAACTACGGCGTGCTGATCGCGCGAGCCACGACCGGCTTCGAGCTGGAGACCCAGACCCTCTCCCTCTTCGAGCACGGCCTGTTCTCCGGGAACGCCGGCTACCCGGAGTGGTACGTCGAGTCCGTGATGGTCCACGAGCTCGCACACCAGTGGTTCGGCGACAGCGTCAGCCCCCGCACCTGGTCCGACCTGTGGCTCAACGAAGGACACGCGACCTGGTACGAGGCCCTGTACGCCGACGGGCTCGGCAAGTACTCCCTGGAGCGGCGCATGCGCGAGGCGTACCAGCGCTCCGACCAGTGGCGGGCGGCCGGCGGCCCCCCGGCCGCCCCGAAGGCCGCGGCCCCCGGGGAGAAGATCGGCCTGTTCCGGCCCGTGGTCTACGACGGGGCCGCGCTGATCCTGTACGCCCTGCGCCAAGAGGTCGGCGTCGCCACCTTCGACCGGATCGAGCGCCGCTGGGTGGACGAGCACGCGGATTCCACGGCCGGCACGGACGACTTCGTACGCCTGGCGTCACAGGAGGCGGGGCGCGACCTGACGGCCTTCCTCAAGCCGTGGCTGTACGGCACGACCACCCCGGCGATGCCGGGGCACCCGGAATGGGGCGGCCCGAAAAGCGTGTGA